TCACCGGACATTATATACAAGATGAGCTGAGAAAAAAAGGGGTTCAGACCGATTTTATTGAGGTGGACGGCATAACAAGAGTGAATGTCTTTGTCCACGGTCCTGAAGAGTTTAAAATTGTCAATCGCGGACCGGTTATCCGGCCTGCTAAAACAACGGCTATGCTTGATAAAATCCGCAGCATTCCGGAAGGAAGCCTTCTTTTTGTATCCGGCAGTCTTCCGCTTGGCATGAGTGATAGCGTTTATGTGGATATTGCAAAGATCTCCTATGAACGGGGAATTAAACTAATTCTGGATATCAGCTCGCAAAAAGTACTGGATTGCCTGCCTTATCACCCTTATCTCATTAAACCTAACGATGAAGAACTCAGCAGTTGGTTTGGCCAATCGTCTTTGTCGAAAGAGGAGCTTATAAGACGCGGCAAGCAAATGCTGGAGAAAGGAGCTCGGCAGATTTTAATATCCAGGGGAGACCAGGGCTCGGTCTTTATCAATAAGGATAAAGTAATTGAGGTCTCTTCCGTTCAAGGGGAGGTGGTGAATACCGCTTGTGCCGGAGACACTCTTTTAGCCAGCTTCATAGCCAAATTATTATCAGGAGAAAAAGAGGAAGCAGCCCTTCGCTTTGCCTCGGCAGCTGGAGCTTCCACCGCTTTTTCCAAAGGACTTACCAATTTTCATGATGTGCCATTCTTAATGAACGACATTCAACTATTTGTACATCATTCAAAGGAGAGAGTCTAATGGCTAAGAAAAAAATTATTGCTGTTACAGGTTGCCCTACTGGAATTGCCCATACGTTTATGGCTGAAGAAGCCTTAAAACGGGCTGCAAAAAAGCTGGATGTGGAAATAAAAGTGGAAACCCACGGCCAAGTGGGAGTGGAGAATGAGATTACCACTAAGGAAATTCAAGAAGCGGACGGTGTTATTATCGCCGCGGATAAGGATGTCCAGGCAGACCGTTTTATCGGCAAACCTGCTGTTGATGTCCCTGTAGCCAAGGCCATTAAAGGCGCTGAGCAATTGATTCAAACGATCCTTGACGGAAAAGGCAAGCCTTATAAATCAGCCTCGTTCCCCGCTCAAAGCGTACAAGTTCAAGAGGATGCGACACCCGATTCCTCATCCTTCGGACGCCAAATCTATAAGCATATCATGAATGGTGTCTCCTACATGCTTCCTTTTGTGGTGGGCGGGGGAGTACTGATTGCCCTTTCATTTCTGTTCGGGATTCACTCCGCGGATCCCAACCATGAAACATATAATCAGACAGCCGCATTTCTGATGAAAGCCGGACAAGTTGCCTTCGGATTAATGGTTCCCGTCCTGGCCGCTTTCATAGCCGAATCTATTGGTAAACGTCCCGGACTTGTTGTCGGTTTTGTCGGAGGTATGATTGCAAACACTGGAGGGGCCGGTTTCCTCGGAGGAATTGTTGCCGGTTTCCTGGGCGGATTTACCGTCTACCTGTTATCCAAAGCATTTAAGAAGCTCCCCCAGTCCCTAGACGGACTTAAATCAATCTTTCTTTATCCGGTCTTCGGTATTTTATTCATTGCCTTGTTGATGTTCTGGATTGTAGAGCCGATGAATGGTATCAATGAATCACTGAAAAACTTTTTGTCCGGTTTCCAGGATGCCAACCCGGTTTTACTGGGATTGATTGTTGGCTCAATGTGCGCCTTTGACATGGGAGGTCCGGTAAATAAAGCCGCTTATGTCACCGGTACGGCATTGCTTGCTGAAGGAAATATGTATTTTATGGCGGGTGTATCGGCTGCTTGTATCACACCTCCGCTGGTTATCGCTTTTGCAACCGTATTCTTTAGAAAATATTTTGATGCACAGGAAAGAAATGCCGGTCTGGTTAACTTCATTCTAGGCTCCACCCATATTACGGAAGGCGCTATTCCTTTTGCGGCCAAAAATCCGATCGTTGTCATTCCGGTACTTATGGTCAGCTGCTCCATTTCAGCTATTCTCACATATCTGATGAAAATTCAGGTCCCGGCGCCTCATGGCGGATTCCTTATTCTCCCTGTCGTGAACGGAGCATTTCAATGGGTCATCGCCATTTTGGCAGGTTCCCTGATTGGAGCTGTCCTTTACGGATTCTCCCGCAAACGCTCTTATGAGAAAAACAAGCAGTTATCAACCGCATCAGGAAAGGCTTAACCAGAACCATCGGGATTAGAGTTTAAAGAGAAATCATACAGAAAGTAGGTCCTGCTCATGACTAATCAAGTTCAACAAATCCGTACCGTTCAAAACACGAAACACATGCTTCTTCATGCCCAGCAGCATCAGTACGCTGTTCCGGCATTTAACATTCACAATCTGGAAACCATCCAGGTTATCGTGGAGACGGCCGAAGAGTTAAGGTCCCCTGTTATCCTGGCTGCAACACCGGGTACCTTCAACTACGGAGGAAGAGACTATATACAAGCTATCGTGGAAGCAGCTGCACGCAGAAGCACTGTACCGATTGCTCTGCATCTTGATCACCATGAGACACTCGAAGATATACAGGCATCTGTCGAATTGGGCACCCGGTCGGTCATGATTGACGCTTCCCACCATCCATTTCAGGATAATATTGCAATTGTAAATGAGGTAGTAGAATATGCCCATGCCCATGATGCTACCGTTGAAGCTGAACTCGGAAGGCTGGGCGGTCAGGAAGATGACCTGGTTGTGGATGTAGCCGATTCCTTTTACACAGATCCGGCTTCTGCTCAAACCTTTGTTGAGCAAACCGGGATCGATTCATTAGCTGTTGCGATCGGCACGGCCCATGGGCTGTACAAATCCGAACCAAAGCTGGATTTTGAACGGCTTGCCGACATCCGGAAGATAGTGGATATTCCCCTTGTTCTGCATGGAGCTTCCGGTATTCCGGCTGCCGACGTGCGGCGCTGTATCGGGCTTGGATGCTGCAAAGTCAACATAGCAACTGAGCTGAAAATACCTTTTTCGGGTGCCTTAAGGCAATATTTGATGGAACATCCTGAAGCGAATGACCCCCGTAAATATATGGCCCCTGCAAAACAAGCTATGAAACAGGTCGTTGCGGAAAAGATTCAGATGTGCATGAGTGAAGGCCGGTACTGATCCGGTGAAGACAAAAAAGAGGCGGGAAACCGCCTCTTTTTCGTATAAAGAAAGTATGTCTGATAAAGGAAAAAAGTTCTTGTTTTCAGCGCTGCTCCTCCTTACAGGGAGCTACTTTCCCTTATTCTGCCGTTTACGCCTGCGTTCCTCCAGTACGATTGCAAGCATAATACATACCACAGGGGCCGCCAAAGATACAAGGCCTGCCTGAAAGCCCATAAGCAGCACAAAGAAAGAAACCAGCCCAAGTATAACCAAACAAAGGGTTGTCCACTTCCCGCTCATATTTATTATCGTCTCCATCCTGCATCCATTCCCCCAAATAGTAACAGAAAAAAGCAGGAATGACAATTTCACCTTTGCTTACTTTTGGACCATCAACTTATCAAATCCATAATCCAGGAGTTTTTGGGAATCTGTCCATACGTTGTCCCTGCCGGAATGAAAGACAACCGAAATCAGATTTTTCCCGTTCTTCCTTGCAGAAGAAACCAGGCAATAGCCTGCTTCATCCGTAAAACCCGTTTTGATTCCATTTACTCCGCTGTAATAGACCGGGTTATCCTGAAGCAGCAATTTGTTCCGGTTCACATAAGTTTGGGCTGGTTTAGCTGCCGCCGTCGTATAAGATTCCTTGCTCACAATATTCCGGAATAATTCATTCTTCATGGCTTCCTTGGCGATAAGCGCCATGTCATGTACAGTAGAATAATGCTCCGGATCATGAAGGCCATGGGAATTTACGAAATGGGACTTCGTTGCCCCAATTTCCTTGGCTTTTTTATTCATTAATCCGGCGAAATAAACATTGGCTTCATCCGCCGAGATGTTTTTGC
This Paenibacillus larvae subsp. larvae DNA region includes the following protein-coding sequences:
- the pfkB gene encoding 1-phosphofructokinase gives rise to the protein MIYTCTLNPAIDLFVALEDLKPNIVNRTNDEDYQANGKGINISFVLNMLGIQSTALGFIAGFTGHYIQDELRKKGVQTDFIEVDGITRVNVFVHGPEEFKIVNRGPVIRPAKTTAMLDKIRSIPEGSLLFVSGSLPLGMSDSVYVDIAKISYERGIKLILDISSQKVLDCLPYHPYLIKPNDEELSSWFGQSSLSKEELIRRGKQMLEKGARQILISRGDQGSVFINKDKVIEVSSVQGEVVNTACAGDTLLASFIAKLLSGEKEEAALRFASAAGASTAFSKGLTNFHDVPFLMNDIQLFVHHSKERV
- a CDS encoding PTS fructose transporter subunit IIC; the protein is MAKKKIIAVTGCPTGIAHTFMAEEALKRAAKKLDVEIKVETHGQVGVENEITTKEIQEADGVIIAADKDVQADRFIGKPAVDVPVAKAIKGAEQLIQTILDGKGKPYKSASFPAQSVQVQEDATPDSSSFGRQIYKHIMNGVSYMLPFVVGGGVLIALSFLFGIHSADPNHETYNQTAAFLMKAGQVAFGLMVPVLAAFIAESIGKRPGLVVGFVGGMIANTGGAGFLGGIVAGFLGGFTVYLLSKAFKKLPQSLDGLKSIFLYPVFGILFIALLMFWIVEPMNGINESLKNFLSGFQDANPVLLGLIVGSMCAFDMGGPVNKAAYVTGTALLAEGNMYFMAGVSAACITPPLVIAFATVFFRKYFDAQERNAGLVNFILGSTHITEGAIPFAAKNPIVVIPVLMVSCSISAILTYLMKIQVPAPHGGFLILPVVNGAFQWVIAILAGSLIGAVLYGFSRKRSYEKNKQLSTASGKA
- a CDS encoding tagatose bisphosphate family class II aldolase; the protein is MTNQVQQIRTVQNTKHMLLHAQQHQYAVPAFNIHNLETIQVIVETAEELRSPVILAATPGTFNYGGRDYIQAIVEAAARRSTVPIALHLDHHETLEDIQASVELGTRSVMIDASHHPFQDNIAIVNEVVEYAHAHDATVEAELGRLGGQEDDLVVDVADSFYTDPASAQTFVEQTGIDSLAVAIGTAHGLYKSEPKLDFERLADIRKIVDIPLVLHGASGIPAADVRRCIGLGCCKVNIATELKIPFSGALRQYLMEHPEANDPRKYMAPAKQAMKQVVAEKIQMCMSEGRY